GGTGTGCGCCTATATGttcagttgaaaaaaatgaatactcAAATTGGAGTATATCCCCTGTGTGTTAGTATTTACGATATTGATATTGTATATTCTGGTTCTGGAGAAACTTCTATTGAAAGTGATGTGTTGCAACTTGAATACAATAAAGAATTAAATAGTGAGGATGATCCATTAGCAATTGTACCAGCATTTGGCGATCAAACAGTAGATGCATTTGATgttgaaaatgatttaataatCACTAACAGATCGCAAAAGGAGATAATGGTGGATCAGATATACATGGATAAGTCGACATTGAAAGATGTGATGGAAAAATATTCAATCGAAAAAAGGTTTAAATTCTTGGTGGAGAGGTCAAACTCTATTAGGTAaattatgtttaaatttattcatattacgtttatttatatatgtttgaaGATGCAActcaaaactaaaatcaaaCTATAAATGGTATTCGCAGTTATACTCTTGTATGCCAATCTAAAGAATGCACGTGGTTAATGAAAGCGTCAAGTATTAACAAGTCAAAAATGTTCAGAATTAGAGTTTTTAACTCTGAACATACATGTCCTTTGAAGGATGGGGTGCATTCAGATTGTCGAGCAACAAGTTCGTTGATTGGAGGAATAATAGCACCTAAATTGAGGAATCATAAGAGGAAGTACAGTCCAAATGATATTAAAGATGACATTAAGTTGGATTTGggtattgatattaattacaTGTTGGCATGGCGATCAAAGGAGAAGGCATTAGAATCTATCATGGGGCAACCAGCTGCGTCTTACGGGAAGCTACCAGGATACTTGTATACGTTGGATAAGACGTATCCTGGTTCACATATACGAATGCAGAAAACACCTAATGACgaatttttgtatgtttttataGCGCTGGATGCTTTTATAAAAGGATTTGATCATTGCAGGCCAATTGTTGTTGTAGACGCCAGCCACCTCAAATAAGCATACACTGGTGCATTCGTATCAGCCAGCACTATGGATGGAGCAGGTATTTGGATACATAcatacaatttaatttatttttatttttcttgttattcatctatttttgtataatataatagGGAATATATTACCTTTGGCATACGGAGTTATAGATTCGGAAAATGATGCTTCTTGGACATGGTTCTTTGAACAATTCAAAGAAGCCTATGGAGAAAGAGAGAATATGTGTGTAGTATCTGACCGACATAATAGCATAATTAAGGCTGTATCTATTGTATACAACAATGTCCAACATTACGCCTGCATATGGCACTTGTGGGCTAATGTATGTAAGAATTTTCGAAAAGCAAATGATCAATTGAGTGAAGTATTCTACACTATGGCAAAGGCATATACTCAAAGTGATTTTGATAAGCTAATGAAAAGGGTTGAGCAGTTTGATGTAAGGGTTAAGAATTACTTGGAGATGGTTGGATATGAGAAGTGGGCAAGGTTGTATGCACCAGTTCCTCGTGGTTGGGTTATGACATCGAATATTGCAGAGTGCATCAATTCGACGTTAGTAGCAGCAAGAGAATTACCAATATTTGACTTTCTTGAACAAGTGCGATTGATGTTTGCTAGATGGAATTGCACAAATCGGAAAAATGCATCATGCACATTCACACTACTTGGGAAGAAGTTTCAAGAGATGCTTTTGCTTAATGAATCAAAATCGGGGCGTATGATGGTatgtatattgaaaaaaaaattcttgttcaatggattgtgtattcatttattttagtaatCAAAGATATTTGCTTTAATACTAAAGTGTATAATTGAATTTCTGTATTGATTATAGGTTGCCCCGTCAACTGATTACGTTTATTCCGTAAGTGATGAAGGGAAGAGTTATATTGTATGCTTGGAAAAAAAGACTTGCAGTTGCAACATGTTTCAAGTTGACGGTATACCGTGCTCACATGCGTGGAGTGTGTTGAATAAAAATCGCATGCTTCCGGAAGAATATTGTTCAGAATTTTATAAGCGAGGAACAATATTGAAAACATATGAAGTCCCTATATATCCTCTACCTGACAAAGGTGAATGGAACATACCTGAACACATTGCTACCGAAGTTGTGTTGCCACCAAAATTCAAGCGACCTCCAGGAAGGCCAAAAAAGCAACGTGAAAAGTCATTTAGCGAGCTGAGCAAAAGGAAGGGTACCAATTCTTGTAGTACATGTGGACAACAAGGTCATAATAGGCGTTCATGTCGAACTGCAACACGAAATGCATAGAAATTGTTACATGACACTATTAAATTTCTTGtagttaatttttgttattttgaataaaGGAATGATGAGTTATTTgccttttgaatattttgaaatatttattaaataagataTCAATTATGTAAGTATAGctatttatgtatatgtaaGTATTACTTTGATACAAATTTTGGAATCAATTTCTTTGGTATAAGTGTATATGTATTTTGACATTGATTCTCAATATGTAGACTGTTAAAAACTGTTTGTGGGATCGCCTCGTTATGTGCATAGATGCCATGTTTATACATGTAAAAATGGGgtcacttaatttttttgctGATAATCCATTGACTAATTCACCGATGCCAAAGCCAAATCATGGCAAGTCATGAACATCTCATTAGTTATGAAATAACAcagaaataaatttaaaacaactAATGTGATCATATatgaatataaagaaaagttgataatgtttgacaaaaaaccaaaatattagtttttaccataagttcaaaaaaaatagaactaGTACGAAATACTAATCAATCACAACAAGTTGACTATTATCAATCCTTGCGGGTGTCCTCATTCTTCTTGGTGGTGCCTCATTATCGCTAACAGCCCCGtctttcatctttttcattGCATATTCCCACAAGAGTGCACCGTATCTGATACGGTGTAACTTAGAATCAAGATACTTAACTGGAATACCTTCACCCTCACTTAGGTACTCGGCAAATGCTAGCAAGTATATCCCGCAATCCCTGAAAATAtacattactttttaaaatctgATACTTTTTAGGAAAATTGAACGAAGAGATTTGTTTTATACTTACAAAAAATCTGATCCTTGTTGAGGTATATCCTCCACATACGTCACGTCGTATGCGATGTGGTTATCTTCTGCATCATCCGAATCATTTCCAATCTCCATTGAAACATACATTGGCAGAAGCTGAGCAAGCTTTTGAATTTCTTCTCTAACATGATAGTTATGACCTGCTGCTCTGTATGAGTCATATACATAAATGTGTTTGTCAATTAATGACAAAACAGCCAACACCCAGTGATTTTTATGCTCCACGTTCACTGGTATGAACACATTGTCGATTGTATTCCATGGAATGGCAGCCATCAACCTATATCCTTTTATGTAATCACGTATGGCGCTTTCAACATTTGCAACACAAAAGTTACTTCCAACTTGAGCATATGCAGCATAAATTTCAGAAATTTTTGACTTGAATATACAATCAACAGTAGTGTATCTGTATCGACTATTGATGTTGTATTTACTTTTTTACGCAAGTAATACATGATCACATCAATATGCTGtaaacaattaaaaaacaaatgtacaaaattagcACATCATAAAAATATGAACAATACTTATACtactttttatgtttaaattCATATGTTTACCTCATCACTCAGCAGTTGTTTATCATAAGACAGAGAGTAGAACCAATTCTTGTTTGATATTCGATGAATGCCCAAATCCATATCAACCGCCAGTTTTGCTTTTTTATTCTTATACCGATCTTCACCATGCATCCTTTTGATAAcaaataagaattaattaatatttaagtatattatgtttacataatcatcatatatacatatatatattatgtatactTACTTATTCATATGGCTAGCAAGAAGCCCTTCAGAAAGCCACAAACAGTAATCGTCGAAAAGATCATAATTATATGGCCCTTGAATGAAGTCAGAAACAAAAGGATGTTTCTTTTCATAAGTTTTAACCACGTCATAAGAGCTACCTGAAATATTTATTATACAGACACACAAATTATAACAAACATATTTTCGCAAAAGATCATCTCTGAGTTGCATACTATTCACATTGAATCTAGCTATTACTGTTACTTGTCATGTTCGATAAACAATTATGCAACCACCACCAACAGATAAACCTACATCCAAAACTAATCATTCATGTTACTCCATTCTGGTACCTACTGACTACATTATGTACTACTAATTATGGTACACAATGAACTATATCAAATTGCCAAACATCACATATATGTTTTAGGCACTACGATTGTTATAGAATcgtatatgtaaaaaaaaaaaaactagtaggGGGCAGGTAAGACACTAAGTATGTTAAACATTGTTATTTACCAGATGATGATCCAATATTTGTGGAGTAAGGAGAGCAAATCAATTGATCAGAATGTATGATACTTTGAACTGGCACGGGTGTATTATCGTAAACGCCACCCTCTGAACGGACCACAACCTCGGAATGAACGACAACATTCTTTTTGGGATATATTGTGTCAATATCAGGTAACAGAGCATCAAGCAACTCAAATTGTGACTGAGGTTGTTGGATTCCGTCGTTCTGAATTACATTACCGTCTCCTGTCAATCGATCAGGATGTCTGATCCTTTTAACTGGCACGGATGTAGTATCATAAACGACACCCTCTGGATGGACCACAACCTCTGAATGAACCACATCATTCTTTTTGGGATTGATTGCATCAATATCAGGTAACAAAGCATCTATCAACTCAATTTGTGACTGAGGTTGTTGGATGTCATGGTTCTGAAATACATTAATGTCGTTAAGCTGTTCATGTACCGTCAAAGGGTCTTGTATGTGTATCTGGACAGGCTGCAAATACTCCTTGACATTAATTTTGACATGTTCTTGAAGAACGAAACGAGGTGTCCGAACCTAACAATATTACaataaaaactattatttgtattcttttaacatttttCACCTTCAACTACTAACTAATCAAAAAACAAGTTATTCAAATAGTACCTCGTTTGCATCACAGTGAGGCTTATCCATAACATTTGATATCTGGTTGCCATCTTTCATCGGATTGTTGTTCGACCAATTAGGTACATGACCTCGAGATTCAGTTGCATCTTCCTGTGTATTTTATCCATTAGAAAAGGAGATTTTATAAGTAAGTAACTTGTATATGTAAATGTAttctattaatttaatattgtcATAATTAACCTGACATGGTGCTCCAGATTCACGACTGCTTCTGTAAGTGCATCCATAACTTGTCTAAAATTCCCCATTATAAACAATTGCAACTCCTTGAACTCATTATTAACCTGATTATTAAATAGAATGTAAGTTTATATTGGAATACAATGTGaactaaaaaaaagaacatattgcatacataattcttGAAGGATGCAAGATCTTGTCTCAGCAAACCAATTTCATCTGCCTTGGTATCTTGAGGTTCTTTCGAACTCCTTGGTGGTGTACGGTTAGCAGAATCATCCGGACAGTTATGCATCTCCTGTACTGATACATTATCCTCCAATGGATTTGAATCAGAATTTAAAGTTGTACTCTTTGCCTTACGACAACCATTCAATACTGTGGGGCGTTTATCTTTCAACCTCGAACCTGCATGCAAATTGGACTTTTTGATCAATGTGGATCTTAAAACATATGCCTTCTGTTTACCTTTTTCTTTATTGTGTGGCTTATGACTTGGAGGCTTTGAAGTGAAATCATCATCTTCGTCGTCATCTTTGTCACTAACAATTTGAAAGGTATTCTCTGTGTTTGCATTACTTTTTGATTCAAGCTGATAAAATGCAATCTCCTTAAGTGAAGGTTcgatgtttttgaattttaactgcacacaaaataattataattaaaaattatattgaaatacaaCAAAATCTATACTAATTgactaattaaaatatgttaaattaccGGATTGCCGTTATCACTGAACATTCCTTCCATGAGGAATTCATAATGTATTCTGCTGTTTCTGGTCATCCAATTGACGATTCTGGGTATACGATTGCTCTTCTTTACAGCAATATTCGAATCAACCGCAGAACAACATTCATATATCCAAATTTGCATGGCTAGAGGCATACCATCAATTCTGTAATACTTTTTCTTCTCAtccattttttttgttacgCTTTTGAGCAATTTGTAGAAAACATCTTTCCCCCAGGGGTATTCATGGTACCGGCCGCTCTCAACTAGATCAAAATGTATCCTTGGAATTGATGAGCTCTTCTTCTCGCCGGAATATATGAACgtacaaataaaatacagaaTAGCGAATTTAACAGCATCATCATCATTGCCACCCCAAACCTTTTTTTTATACTTACTGATCAAATCCACTTTTGTAACAATACTTTTACCCTCAAAATACTGATTGATTAATCTATTTGGCTTCcttgtatcaaataaaaaatcatctttattACCAAAACACTTCAAACCAGTAATGATAGCAAATTCTTTGATACCAAAACGGAGCGTGGTATGATTTATATGAAACAACAATTCATCAGTGGAACTGTCTTCTAATTCACATACCATGAAACACCTAAACATTTGTGGTTGCGCTCCACACACGTGCATTTTTGTATATGCTCCAAAACATGTATCTTTAAAATGATTGAATTGGGTCGCTGTAAGCTTCGCCTTCAAATCTGTGACTATATTATGGTTCACATAAACCTGCATGCGTGGTGGTTTAATTGGGCGAGCCAATACATGGAATCTGATACCCTGTAATTATAAAACATGTATCTTTAAATAAACTTTCTTGTTATATACTCAACGTAACCTTTGTTGTTCGACTTTCATTACATTATAACACAATATACATCACTATAACATGCAACCTGCATACATTACATCAACCTGTATACATTACATCACTGCCTACATTCACTCAAAAAATATCTCATACAAGATGTATCCACTTATGtactttttacaaaattaaatgcATGTATATATCTACACTACAGTTACCACCATTGAACAACATAAATACTATATCATAATCAAAAACTATATtcatttaagtaaattttacaaattaaagTACACTGCATGTACATATgcaaaaattattcaaaaaaataaaaaaaataaaaaatgtacaTACCTTTAATTCTTCACTGACTTCGTCTTGTTCTTCATTAACTGCATGTTCTCCGATCATGTCGGaaactacattttttagtttCCTCCTCttgtaacaatttttttgaatcgCTTTCACCGTTGACCCTGCTTTTCTTTTTGAAGGAGTCCTTACTATTTCATCTTTCGACTTCTTATGTAATTCCATAGCAGCAGTATATCCTGAAATTTGTGTTTTAATCTGAGTTATACCAAGGTCAAAAGATGGTATTTCAACCATGTTATGTAATGTATATTTTGTACCTCTTGTGATTATCCTTGTGGTATTTCGTTTAGACATAACAACCCAGatcctaaaaaataaaaaacaaataaatattaaacaacataaatatttcCGAAAATCAAGCAATGTTGcgtatttgatttgaaaaaataaaacctaatttcGTGGAAGCTTGATAGAGATCTAATTGATTAAGAATTTTATGGTAACTTTGATTTTGGGAGGATTTTGGATATAATTTTGAAGCTGTAAAATTGGTTTCTTAGAAAATGACTACCCTAGAAATAAGATTTTAAGAGATAAGTAGTAAGCTGAAAAAAGGTTTTTTAGATTTAACATGAAAATAGCCTATTTAATTGAAGCTAGGCGTGAGGCTGAAAATTTTTTCCTTGGAATTGATGTGAAAATAGCTTCATTAATTGAAGCTAGGCGTGCTGTAGTACTATAGCTATGGTTTCTTGGAAAAAGactataaatcatatttttggtAGGATTTATGAGATAAAGTAAAAAGCTGAAAATAGATTCTCTGTAGTACTAATTATGTGCTGTAACTACATAAATGGAGGCGTGCATGAAAAATTATGGAAGGAATACAACCATAATTATtatagaaagaataaaaaacgTTAAAATAGGAACATAATTAATTACGTGAgtaatactaattaatatagGAGTATATTAAAGAGAGAGAAACGGGAGGCGTGAAAATTTGCTAATTAATACTTATTtgctatttattaattaaatatagtcataaaataaaaatttatggaaGTATagctatattattttaatataaaatatagtttgccattttatgtagtttttcctattttttttttacattgagATAAATTTGGAAGAGAGAGATTTGGAGAAGCGTGAACAATGGGATAGTTGGGTAACGTAATCTATCAGATATACATGGGAAAGGTAAGTAAAAtggtttctttttttatatatgtaaaattaGTTGGAAAATGTGTAGATAATAGGAgataaaatagaaatttaattaggatacataaacttttttaaaataataacatttttgacatttttactaatatttttaaaataatgaggttcttattaattaaattattaattttgactAGTTTGCTAATTTTTCGAAAGAAAATAAGTACATTGTTGGCACAAAAGTCGGATCAAAGATGTTTCCTTGTAAGACTCTTCGAAGAACGAATTATATAGTTCTAATCTCATCACCATTTATATggttaattaaaatttcattttgataTATGAATATTCAATCTAGAACAAAGACTAAGAAAGAGTTTCCTCAAGCAGGTATcatacttgaaattttttttttgatcgGAATTGTATTAGGTCTAGAGTCGTTCCGTCAACAATGTATGTTTTGTAAAAtggtgaatttatttttttcttcatttttttttaattgaacttGGTTAATAAGATCTTAGATTGAAGAGTATTAGCACGCATAGCTTCTAGTCGTGGagctaattttgaaaaatttatatgttgatgTCTTCTCCAGCTATATTTTGACTAGTTGTTACTCTATTTCGAATGTTGAACtaagatattttaaagttaaattaattagtatatCAATGCTATTACATATTTCTAATAAGCTTATGTTGCTGCAGATTTTGTTATATTGAGAGTTTAGTATGTGATAGTTTCTATTCATATAGTATTTGCAATGTCAGGTTAGAACTCtctattagtttttatttttatgcttaatcatgttg
The window above is part of the Solanum pennellii chromosome 5, SPENNV200 genome. Proteins encoded here:
- the LOC107019416 gene encoding uncharacterized protein LOC107019416 codes for the protein MAAIPWNTIDNVFIPVNVEHKNHWVLAVLSLIDKHIYVYDSYRAAGHNYHVREEIQKLAQLLPMYVSMEIGNDSDDAEDNHIAYDVTYVEDIPQQGSDFLDCGIYLLAFAEYLSEGEGIPVKYLDSKLHRIRYGALLWEYAMKKMKDGAVSDNEAPPRRMRTPARIDNSQLVVID
- the LOC107019415 gene encoding uncharacterized protein LOC107019415; this translates as MDGAGNILPLAYGVIDSENDASWTWFFEQFKEAYGERENMCVVSDRHNSIIKAVSIVYNNVQHYACIWHLWANVCKNFRKANDQLSEVFYTMAKAYTQSDFDKLMKRVEQFDVRVKNYLEMVGYEKWARLYAPVPRGWVMTSNIAECINSTLVAARELPIFDFLEQVRLMFARWNCTNRKNASCTFTLLGKKFQEMLLLNESKSGRMMVAPSTDYVYSVSDEGKSYIVCLEKKTCSCNMFQVDGIPCSHAWSVLNKNRMLPEEYCSEFYKRGTILKTYEVPIYPLPDKGEWNIPEHIATEVVLPPKFKRPPGRPKKQREKSFSELSKRKGTNSCSTCGQQGHNRRSCRTATRNA
- the LOC107019413 gene encoding uncharacterized protein LOC107019413; its protein translation is MATICVLIRHSGKWSDENCYVEYNINGIVLKEYASYSDLVDVISVQLNVDLTKKCMKIKYTIEGDDTPMEIRNDMGVRLYVQLKKMNTQIGVYPLCVSIYDIDIVYSGSGETSIESDVLQLEYNKELNSEDDPLAIVPAFGDQTVDAFDVENDLIITNRSQKEIMVDQIYMDKSTLKDVMEKYSIEKRFKFLVERSNSISYTLVCQSKECTWLMKASSINKSKMFRIRVFNSEHTCPLKDGVHSDCRATSSLIGGIIAPKLRNHKRKYSPNDIKDDIKLDLGIDINYMLAWRSKEKALESIMGQPAASYGKLPGYLYTLDKTYPGSHIRMQKTPNDEFLYVFIALDAFIKGFDHCRPIVVVDASHLK